In a genomic window of Thiosocius teredinicola:
- a CDS encoding YchJ family protein has protein sequence MQPCHCGSDRPFAECCAPFINGTEIPPTAEALMRSRYSGYVERAVDYLGDTLHPEHRADWDRDATQRWAEGAEWLGLQIVDTDAGQAGDAEGWVEFIATYKEGGNLKRHHERSRFESKDGRWYYVDGELPKPETKRNATPKVGRNDPCPCGSGKKYKKCCGAA, from the coding sequence ATGCAGCCATGCCATTGCGGGTCGGACCGACCTTTCGCTGAATGTTGTGCGCCTTTCATCAACGGCACCGAGATACCTCCCACCGCAGAGGCCTTGATGCGCTCGCGCTACAGCGGGTATGTCGAGCGGGCGGTCGATTACCTGGGCGATACCTTGCATCCCGAGCATCGTGCCGATTGGGATCGCGACGCCACCCAGCGTTGGGCCGAAGGTGCCGAATGGCTGGGTTTGCAGATCGTCGATACCGACGCCGGACAAGCGGGCGATGCCGAGGGCTGGGTCGAGTTCATCGCCACCTATAAAGAGGGCGGCAATCTCAAGCGCCATCACGAACGCAGTCGCTTCGAATCGAAGGATGGCCGTTGGTATTACGTCGATGGCGAGCTGCCGAAACCGGAAACCAAACGCAACGCAACGCCCAAGGTCGGTCGCAACGACCCATGCCCGTGCGGCAGCGGCAAGAAGTACAAGAAGTGTTGCGGGGCTGCGTGA
- a CDS encoding DUF938 domain-containing protein, producing MNDKPYSESCEQNRAPIFAVLEPRVRDCEHLLEIGSGTGQHAVYFAADLPHLTWQTSDCRVNHAGIRAWLDEAGLPNVERPMALDVLEDEWPTGPFDAVFSANTAHIMPTDAVVAMFRGVGALLRDAGSFLLYGPFNVDGRFTSESNARFDAWLKQRDPRMGIRDMAWLNELAMDSGLRFREDLEMPANNRTLVWTKTVG from the coding sequence GTGAACGACAAGCCTTATTCGGAGTCGTGTGAACAGAATCGAGCGCCGATCTTCGCGGTGCTCGAGCCGCGTGTGCGCGATTGCGAGCATTTGCTGGAGATCGGCAGTGGCACCGGTCAACACGCGGTGTATTTCGCCGCCGATCTGCCGCATCTCACCTGGCAAACCAGCGATTGCCGCGTCAATCATGCCGGCATCCGTGCCTGGCTCGACGAAGCCGGGTTGCCGAACGTTGAACGACCGATGGCGCTCGACGTGCTCGAAGACGAGTGGCCGACGGGCCCGTTCGACGCTGTGTTCAGCGCAAACACCGCGCATATCATGCCTACCGATGCCGTGGTTGCGATGTTTCGTGGCGTCGGTGCCTTATTGCGCGACGCTGGCTCGTTTCTGCTGTACGGACCGTTCAATGTCGACGGCAGATTCACCTCAGAAAGCAACGCCCGTTTCGATGCCTGGCTGAAGCAGCGTGACCCGCGTATGGGTATCCGCGATATGGCCTGGCTGAACGAGCTGGCTATGGACAGCGGCCTGCGTTTCCGGGAGGATCTGGAAATGCCGGCGAACAATCGCACGCTGGTATGGACAAAAACCGTCGGATGA